One Candidatus Binatia bacterium DNA segment encodes these proteins:
- a CDS encoding nucleoside recognition domain-containing protein: protein MNAIWSGLVIIAVVWGGLTGRMEAVTASIFTSAQSAVTLVIGLVGIMVFLLGIMRVAFDGGLRDAIGRGLAPVLRRLFPGIPSSHPAMSALVMNMSSNMAGLGNAATPFGLKAMKEMERLNPHPGKATDAMVLFLAINTSAITLLPPLGTIGVRLAAGSAHPEAIWAPTLFATICSTVVAVGTFFLLRGVPRFRSSEPPVPDEGMAAMPAESSEESASLENAEALLAAEPWVPADRKRRFLITLTLLATGAGIWREARALAATATPGEVLQSLTQTWLFPLLILGLLLVGIRGRVRVYESMVAGAQEGLEVAIRIVPYLVAILVAVGMFRASGALDLVIGVVDPITSRLGVPAAVLPMAILRPLSGSGSFAIMSDTLTTYGPDSFTGYLASTLQGSTETTFYVLALYFGAANVRDGRHALYCCLAGDFAGFLGAVAACHWFFG from the coding sequence GTGAACGCGATCTGGTCGGGTTTGGTGATCATTGCTGTGGTGTGGGGCGGGCTGACGGGTCGGATGGAGGCTGTGACAGCGTCCATCTTCACCAGCGCCCAAAGCGCAGTGACCTTGGTGATTGGTCTGGTCGGCATCATGGTTTTTCTTCTCGGGATCATGCGTGTGGCGTTCGACGGGGGCCTGCGAGACGCCATTGGACGTGGGCTGGCTCCGGTGCTCCGGCGGCTTTTCCCCGGGATCCCTTCCTCCCACCCGGCCATGAGCGCTCTGGTCATGAATATGTCGTCGAATATGGCCGGACTCGGGAATGCTGCGACGCCATTCGGGCTGAAGGCGATGAAGGAAATGGAGAGACTGAACCCCCACCCCGGCAAGGCCACGGATGCGATGGTTCTCTTCCTCGCGATCAATACATCCGCGATTACGCTATTACCTCCCTTGGGAACCATCGGTGTGCGCCTCGCCGCGGGCTCGGCTCACCCCGAGGCGATTTGGGCGCCAACCCTTTTTGCGACGATCTGCTCGACCGTTGTCGCGGTCGGAACTTTTTTTCTACTGCGTGGCGTACCGCGGTTTCGGTCCTCGGAGCCGCCTGTCCCGGACGAGGGTATGGCTGCGATGCCCGCAGAATCCTCGGAGGAATCCGCTTCACTCGAGAACGCGGAGGCTCTTTTGGCTGCAGAGCCATGGGTGCCCGCCGATCGTAAACGGAGGTTTCTGATTACGCTGACCCTGTTGGCGACCGGCGCCGGTATCTGGCGTGAGGCGCGCGCACTTGCCGCGACCGCGACACCAGGAGAGGTGTTGCAAAGCCTTACCCAAACCTGGCTTTTTCCGCTCCTGATACTCGGACTGCTGCTGGTCGGAATTCGCGGTCGTGTTCGCGTTTACGAGTCGATGGTGGCTGGCGCTCAGGAGGGACTCGAGGTAGCGATTCGGATTGTGCCCTATCTCGTCGCGATTCTGGTGGCGGTTGGTATGTTCCGAGCGTCAGGCGCTCTGGATCTGGTGATTGGCGTGGTCGACCCGATCACCAGCCGGCTCGGCGTGCCTGCGGCGGTGTTGCCGATGGCGATCCTCAGGCCACTTTCCGGCTCCGGTTCGTTTGCGATCATGAGCGACACCCTTACGACTTATGGACCGGATTCCTTTACCGGATACCTGGCAAGCACACTCCAAGGTTCGACAGAGACCACTTTCTACGTATTGGCTCTCTATTTTGGCGCCGCAAATGTGCGTGACGGTCGGCACGCTCTTTACTGCTGCCTTGCCGGTGATTTTGCGGGATTCCTCGGTGCCGTGGCCGCCTGCCACTGGTTTTTTGGTTGA
- a CDS encoding efflux RND transporter periplasmic adaptor subunit: protein MSVITQDVEVTVDAVGSLMARQFIDLRAQEPGIVRTLRDPNGAEVSRGDLLLQLDTRQAAAQVKLAGANVAEARASLRKNRLAHERIGALQGEGVASEQSGDDALAGLEQAQAALEVAQARLVVAEAELAETAIRAPFTGHLGRWEVDEGAYVQTGEILNRLTDDRTLEVRFAVPERTAAALAVGQAIRLTVSSHPEREFQGRLAFIEPEIDTQTRSAQAIGTFDNRDRLLRSGQFARVELVLETRRAGTLVPVTAVRKAGEKNYVFVFDDNRAIPREVLTGVRLGELLEIRQGLDAGDAIVQNGHTTLDLAEPTLVRTVTVEDTRP, encoded by the coding sequence ATGTCCGTGATCACGCAAGACGTGGAGGTCACGGTTGACGCCGTCGGAAGTCTCATGGCCCGGCAATTTATCGATCTTCGCGCGCAGGAGCCGGGGATCGTTCGGACGCTCCGCGACCCGAATGGAGCGGAGGTTTCTCGAGGAGACCTGCTTCTCCAACTGGACACGCGACAGGCCGCAGCCCAAGTCAAACTCGCCGGTGCCAATGTCGCCGAGGCAAGGGCGTCCCTGCGAAAAAACCGGCTGGCCCATGAGCGCATTGGCGCACTGCAAGGGGAGGGCGTGGCCTCCGAGCAAAGCGGGGACGACGCTCTCGCCGGACTCGAGCAAGCCCAAGCGGCCCTCGAGGTGGCTCAGGCCCGGCTCGTCGTCGCGGAGGCCGAACTCGCAGAAACTGCGATACGGGCACCTTTCACCGGCCATCTCGGGCGCTGGGAGGTCGATGAGGGCGCTTACGTCCAGACGGGCGAAATCCTCAATCGCTTGACCGATGATCGCACGTTGGAGGTCCGGTTTGCCGTCCCGGAACGCACCGCCGCAGCGCTCGCTGTGGGTCAAGCCATTCGCTTGACCGTCAGCAGCCATCCGGAGCGTGAATTTCAGGGCCGGCTCGCATTCATCGAGCCAGAAATAGATACGCAAACACGAAGTGCTCAGGCAATCGGAACATTCGATAATCGGGACAGACTGCTGCGCTCGGGACAATTTGCACGCGTCGAGTTGGTTCTCGAGACGCGACGCGCCGGCACGCTGGTTCCCGTCACGGCCGTTCGAAAGGCCGGAGAAAAGAACTACGTATTCGTCTTCGATGATAATCGAGCGATCCCCCGCGAGGTGCTTACGGGCGTGCGTCTGGGAGAATTGCTCGAGATCCGACAGGGACTCGATGCCGGCGACGCAATCGTGCAAAATGGCCATACGACTCTTGACCTGGCGGAACCAACTCTGGTCAGGACGGTTACGGTAGAGGATACCCGCCCCTAG
- the pgl gene encoding 6-phosphogluconolactonase — MNGRFLSESLIRGKREELDRLAAQEVGAALSEVAYARGHAILAVVGGRSVAGVFAHLAALELPWRKIHIFMADERMLPISSPESNWQVVDAGLVAPLLQSGRLLPEHVHPFRWEEGAADGGVSLYAAELQKWGGRFDVAVLSAGEDGHTASLFPHHPAILTTGRLFLEVDNAPKPPPRRITASRGLLELTGLAVLMVYGGDKRKALGMLEEPSLSLADCPAKLVGRCPRGLVYTDLL; from the coding sequence GTGAATGGTAGGTTCCTCTCCGAATCTTTGATACGCGGAAAACGCGAAGAGCTGGATCGGCTTGCGGCTCAGGAAGTCGGCGCCGCGTTATCCGAGGTCGCCTATGCCCGTGGCCACGCTATTCTGGCTGTGGTTGGCGGCCGCAGCGTGGCTGGAGTATTCGCTCATCTGGCTGCCTTGGAGCTTCCCTGGCGAAAGATCCACATCTTCATGGCAGACGAGCGAATGCTGCCGATCTCGAGTCCGGAGAGCAATTGGCAGGTTGTCGACGCCGGTCTGGTGGCCCCGCTCCTGCAATCCGGGCGGTTGCTCCCCGAACATGTCCACCCGTTCCGCTGGGAAGAAGGCGCGGCCGATGGTGGCGTATCACTTTACGCGGCGGAGCTTCAAAAATGGGGTGGGCGGTTCGATGTCGCGGTCCTCAGTGCAGGCGAAGATGGACATACCGCCTCCCTTTTTCCGCATCACCCGGCCATTTTGACGACGGGCAGGCTCTTTCTGGAGGTCGACAATGCTCCCAAGCCGCCACCTAGACGAATCACCGCCTCGCGAGGCTTGCTGGAACTGACCGGACTTGCAGTGTTGATGGTCTACGGGGGCGATAAACGAAAAGCGCTCGGAATGCTGGAGGAACCGAGTCTCTCTCTGGCGGACTGCCCGGCCAAGCTGGTTGGACGTTGCCCGCGAGGGCTCGTTTACACAGATCTCCTCTAG
- a CDS encoding VOC family protein produces MKYLHTMVRVTDLDSSLDFFCGVLGLVEVQRVEVEAGRFTLVFLAAPGDEAAQVELTYNWDPEPYGGGRNFGHLAYGVEDIYTVCQRALDKGVRIHRPPRDGHMAFLRSPDGISIELLQQGTPLPACAPWDTMENFGEW; encoded by the coding sequence ATGAAGTATCTGCATACAATGGTGCGTGTGACCGACCTTGACTCTTCCCTTGATTTTTTTTGCGGCGTTCTGGGGCTGGTGGAAGTCCAACGAGTGGAGGTTGAAGCCGGACGCTTTACTTTGGTCTTTCTCGCGGCGCCCGGAGACGAGGCCGCTCAAGTCGAATTGACGTATAATTGGGATCCGGAGCCTTATGGCGGGGGCCGCAATTTCGGCCATCTGGCCTACGGGGTCGAGGATATCTACACGGTTTGTCAGAGGGCTTTGGACAAGGGCGTTCGGATTCACCGGCCGCCTCGGGATGGCCATATGGCGTTCCTTCGATCGCCGGACGGCATCTCGATCGAGCTCCTGCAGCAAGGTACGCCCCTCCCTGCTTGCGCGCCGTGGGACACGATGGAGAACTTCGGTGAATGGTAG
- a CDS encoding sulfatase-like hydrolase/transferase produces the protein MLAQEGLNNYIIVILDSCRFDAFQKARPKTIMRLGELERRWSYASWTAPSHYNLLMGLLPHHSPQQVYASDYYKKDFLNYQKRLGVDDIQFKNMVPQLFLPSYLKHRLGYRTNALVSMPVLNPQTLLNKDFDHYQLMDKHNDMAAMLDVMEFREDRPSFYLLNTGETHYPYALPTETENDWPKIHGVNGVFKHLDDQVVGGKLVDDDDEPDDFFDQPKLDELRQRQIDTIGYLDTVFERLFDTVPRNTFITVTADHGELFGEEGYFGHGPIAHEKVYEVPFLEGKIR, from the coding sequence ATGCTCGCGCAGGAGGGACTGAATAACTATATCATTGTCATTCTCGACAGCTGTCGCTTCGATGCCTTCCAGAAGGCCCGCCCCAAGACGATCATGCGTCTCGGCGAGCTCGAACGACGTTGGAGCTACGCCTCCTGGACAGCACCTTCGCACTACAACCTGCTTATGGGGCTGCTTCCACATCACAGCCCGCAACAGGTCTATGCGTCCGATTATTACAAAAAAGACTTTCTCAACTATCAAAAGCGTCTCGGGGTCGATGATATACAGTTCAAAAACATGGTTCCGCAGCTGTTTTTACCGTCCTATCTAAAGCATCGCCTCGGATATCGAACGAATGCTCTGGTATCCATGCCCGTCCTGAACCCACAAACCCTGCTCAACAAGGATTTCGATCATTATCAGCTGATGGACAAGCATAACGATATGGCTGCAATGCTCGACGTGATGGAGTTTCGCGAAGACCGCCCGTCGTTTTACCTTCTCAACACTGGCGAGACCCATTACCCGTACGCGTTGCCTACCGAAACCGAAAACGATTGGCCGAAAATTCATGGTGTCAACGGCGTCTTCAAGCACCTCGACGATCAGGTGGTCGGAGGCAAGCTGGTCGATGACGATGACGAGCCCGACGACTTCTTCGATCAACCGAAGTTGGACGAGCTTCGCCAACGGCAGATCGATACGATCGGGTATCTCGATACTGTTTTCGAGCGGCTTTTCGATACCGTGCCGAGAAACACCTTCATTACCGTCACGGCCGACCATGGGGAACTCTTCGGTGAAGAAGGCTACTTCGGTCATGGGCCCATAGCCCATGAGAAAGTCTATGAAGTTCCCTTCCTTGAAGGGAAGATCCGCTAG